The Moraxella haemolytica genome window below encodes:
- the smpB gene encoding SsrA-binding protein SmpB, which yields MAKKPSNQICANKKARHEYFIEETFEAGLALEGWEVKSIRAGKMTITDAYVIFKNGEAFLFGAHIQPLLTSSTHINPDNIRTRKLLLNRREIDKLFGMVNQKGYAVVPLSCYWKASRVKCEIALAKGKKLHDKRATLKERDWQMDKKRGFKADLR from the coding sequence ATGGCAAAAAAACCAAGTAACCAAATCTGTGCCAACAAAAAAGCAAGGCATGAATATTTTATTGAAGAAACTTTTGAGGCAGGATTGGCCTTAGAAGGCTGGGAAGTTAAATCCATTCGAGCAGGCAAAATGACCATCACCGATGCCTATGTTATCTTTAAAAATGGCGAAGCATTCTTGTTCGGAGCACACATTCAACCGCTATTAACCAGTTCAACTCACATAAACCCTGACAACATTCGTACCAGAAAGTTGCTATTAAACCGCCGTGAGATTGACAAATTATTTGGCATGGTCAATCAAAAAGGCTATGCGGTCGTGCCACTGTCATGCTATTGGAAAGCATCACGAGTCAAATGTGAAATCGCTCTTGCCAAAGGCAAAAAACTACACGACAAAAGAGCGACCCTCAAAGAGCGTGATTGGCAAATGGATAAAAAGCGTGGCTTTAAGGCGGACTTACGCTAA
- a CDS encoding ABC transporter permease, translating to MKLIKIPLIALILILLWQFVVSIFELPRYILPSPMMVLDTFLVNTPLIWHHTKVTLLEILLGLGVGAVMGVCSALLLSSSRRISSILLPLLVISQAIPVFAIAPLLVLWLGYGIASKIVMTVLIIYFPVTTACFDGLCQTPKAWLDLAKTYRISAWQTLLKVKLPAALPALASGLRIAISIAPIGAVVGEWVGSSEGLGYLMLHANARMQVDLMFVALFVLLIIALVLYFAGDCLLKRLIPWATHMH from the coding sequence ATGAAACTGATTAAAATACCCTTGATTGCACTCATACTCATCTTGTTGTGGCAGTTTGTGGTAAGTATCTTTGAGTTGCCCCGTTATATCCTGCCAAGCCCAATGATGGTGTTGGATACTTTTTTGGTCAATACACCGCTGATTTGGCATCACACCAAGGTTACTTTGCTTGAGATTTTATTGGGTTTGGGGGTTGGTGCTGTCATGGGAGTATGTTCAGCATTGCTTCTTAGTAGTTCAAGGCGAATTTCATCGATTTTGTTGCCATTGCTTGTCATTTCGCAAGCGATTCCCGTATTTGCCATTGCACCGCTTTTGGTGTTGTGGCTTGGTTATGGCATTGCATCTAAGATTGTCATGACTGTGCTTATTATTTATTTTCCAGTAACGACAGCCTGTTTTGATGGGCTTTGCCAAACCCCAAAGGCTTGGCTAGATTTAGCAAAGACTTACCGTATCAGTGCATGGCAGACGCTCTTAAAAGTAAAATTGCCTGCTGCTTTGCCTGCATTGGCGTCAGGACTTAGAATCGCCATCTCTATTGCTCCGATTGGTGCAGTGGTAGGCGAGTGGGTTGGTTCATCTGAAGGGCTAGGATATCTTATGTTACACGCCAACGCCAGAATGCAGGTGGATTTGATGTTTGTGGCATTATTTGTACTATTGATCATTGCGTTGGTGTTGTATTTTGCGGGCGATTGTTTATTAAAACGCCTAATTCCATGGGCGACTCATATGCATTAA
- the rnc gene encoding ribonuclease III produces the protein MNQSDKIMTHGRKATSLDKLTHFANFEQGLPVLCEKLGYEFDDPSLLRRALTHRSYNPKESYERLEFLGDALLGMMIAEALFLHFPRHDEGKLTRMRATLVRQETLVQIAERLELSRHLILGVGERKGGGRHRASILADAVEAIVAAVYLDSGDIKLVKNLVKTWYESLILEVGEEKVLKDAKSRLQEWLQGNRMTLPTYELDEIIGNAPNQVFVVTCCVNIEDIKPITQMGESRRIAEQKCAELMINQLNKTQTA, from the coding sequence ATGAACCAATCAGATAAAATCATGACCCATGGACGCAAGGCAACTTCGTTAGATAAATTGACGCATTTTGCCAATTTTGAACAGGGGCTACCTGTTTTATGCGAAAAATTGGGTTATGAGTTTGATGACCCAAGTTTATTAAGGCGGGCATTGACGCACCGTTCGTATAACCCCAAAGAAAGTTATGAACGATTGGAGTTTTTGGGAGATGCGTTACTTGGTATGATGATTGCGGAGGCATTGTTTTTGCATTTTCCACGCCATGATGAAGGTAAACTCACTCGTATGCGTGCAACTTTGGTACGCCAAGAGACTTTGGTGCAGATTGCCGAACGGCTTGAATTATCTAGACATTTGATTTTGGGTGTGGGCGAGCGAAAGGGTGGAGGTCGTCATCGTGCGTCTATCTTGGCGGATGCGGTGGAAGCAATCGTTGCGGCGGTATATCTTGACAGTGGTGATATCAAGCTTGTCAAAAATTTAGTGAAAACTTGGTATGAATCGCTCATCTTGGAGGTGGGTGAGGAAAAAGTACTAAAAGATGCCAAATCTCGCCTACAAGAGTGGCTGCAGGGCAATCGCATGACCTTGCCAACTTATGAGCTTGATGAGATTATTGGCAATGCCCCCAATCAGGTATTTGTTGTAACTTGCTGTGTAAATATTGAGGACATCAAGCCTATTACACAAATGGGTGAGTCTCGCCGTATTGCTGAGCAAAAGTGTGCCGAGTTGATGATAAATCAACTTAACAAAACCCAAACTGCTTAA
- the lepB gene encoding signal peptidase I, translating to MNFDINLILVPVTIVFLLVWLVDKFVLKQHQVIKLSDKKLRQAQKQLNEAKQVLHGRLKEHGLSDDIDVLVPTQTTPHEVMQAHNSYQRAKQELLLAQVDKEGQSENFLVRWAYEFLPILLLIVIVRSFVIEPFTIPSSSMVPTLHTGDFVVVDKSSYGLRLPITHTKILNTGSPERGDVAVFRYPLEPNMYYIKRVIGLPGDTVSYKDGNLSVNGEQVATKKVEHGIDDELLNILMPKQIQNYVLSDDERARLGREEEKFAHYYQESLGEHRYLVRYLGDLNSSSQGDFLKEVAPEVIASEGKEWSIQVPANQYFVLGDNRDSSKDSRYWGFVPEENLSGKATYIWMHKKPGLNLPSFSRVGAID from the coding sequence GTGAATTTTGACATCAATTTAATACTGGTACCAGTAACCATCGTCTTTTTATTGGTGTGGTTGGTGGATAAATTTGTCCTAAAACAACATCAAGTCATTAAGTTGTCGGACAAAAAATTAAGGCAGGCACAAAAACAGCTTAATGAAGCTAAGCAAGTCTTGCACGGCCGTTTAAAAGAGCATGGGCTGTCAGATGATATTGATGTATTGGTGCCAACACAAACCACGCCCCATGAAGTGATGCAGGCACACAATTCTTATCAGCGTGCTAAGCAAGAGCTTTTGTTGGCTCAAGTGGATAAAGAGGGGCAGTCTGAGAACTTCTTGGTGCGTTGGGCGTACGAATTCTTACCAATCTTATTGTTGATTGTAATTGTGCGTTCTTTTGTTATTGAGCCATTTACCATTCCATCAAGCTCAATGGTACCAACCTTGCATACAGGTGATTTTGTGGTGGTTGATAAGTCATCCTATGGGCTTCGCCTGCCTATTACCCACACCAAAATCTTAAATACAGGCAGTCCAGAGCGTGGCGATGTGGCGGTATTCCGCTATCCTTTAGAACCAAATATGTACTACATCAAACGAGTGATTGGTCTACCAGGCGATACAGTGTCTTATAAAGATGGAAATTTGTCTGTTAATGGCGAACAGGTTGCTACTAAGAAAGTTGAGCATGGGATTGATGATGAACTTTTAAATATCTTGATGCCTAAGCAGATTCAAAATTATGTGCTAAGCGATGATGAGCGTGCTAGACTGGGGCGTGAAGAAGAAAAATTTGCTCATTATTATCAAGAGTCGTTGGGCGAGCATCGCTATTTGGTGCGTTATCTGGGTGATTTAAACTCATCATCACAAGGTGATTTTCTAAAAGAAGTAGCACCTGAGGTCATCGCTTCAGAGGGTAAAGAATGGTCAATTCAAGTGCCAGCAAATCAATACTTTGTATTGGGAGATAACCGAGACAGCAGCAAAGATTCTCGTTATTGGGGTTTTGTGCCAGAGGAGAATTTATCAGGTAAGGCGACTTATATTTGGATGCATAAAAAGCCTGGATTGAATTTACCAAGTTTTTCTCGAGTGGGTGCGATCGATTGA
- the nfsA gene encoding oxygen-insensitive NADPH nitroreductase, with amino-acid sequence MLNSASTIETLLNHRSIRKYTGESISDEALTTILEAGRAVSTSSFLQATSIIRVIDTNKRTALRQISCDMSEDEYTQALAEGKRLGHGYVESCAEYLVFCMDAHRHNQLADVQTDWMEVTLIGAIDAALMAQNILAAAESLGLGGVYIGSLRNDIERAGEILGLPKHVVPLFGLCLGHPDWESKINQSQRPRLPLQTLVSTDTYQIASDDVLATYNEQVREYYQGRGLDLDWKAQIAATFGGEVRPFMLDYLQKQGFAKR; translated from the coding sequence ATGCTAAACAGTGCATCTACCATTGAAACCCTGCTCAATCACCGCTCAATACGCAAATACACAGGCGAGTCGATTTCTGATGAGGCGTTAACTACCATCTTGGAAGCAGGGCGTGCGGTATCAACTTCTAGTTTTTTGCAGGCAACCAGTATCATTCGTGTGATTGATACCAATAAGCGTACCGCTTTGCGTCAGATTTCGTGCGACATGAGTGAAGATGAATACACTCAGGCATTGGCAGAGGGTAAGCGATTGGGTCATGGCTATGTGGAGTCATGTGCAGAATATTTGGTTTTTTGTATGGATGCTCATCGTCACAATCAGCTTGCCGATGTGCAGACAGACTGGATGGAAGTGACGCTTATTGGTGCTATTGACGCAGCACTTATGGCACAAAATATCCTTGCCGCCGCCGAGAGCTTGGGTCTAGGTGGTGTATATATTGGCTCGCTTCGCAACGATATTGAGCGTGCAGGTGAAATTTTGGGCTTGCCAAAGCATGTTGTGCCATTGTTTGGATTATGTTTGGGGCATCCTGATTGGGAATCTAAGATTAACCAATCACAAAGACCGCGTTTGCCACTACAAACGCTGGTTTCTACTGATACTTATCAAATCGCTAGCGATGATGTGCTTGCCACTTATAATGAGCAGGTGCGTGAATACTATCAGGGGCGTGGTCTTGATTTGGATTGGAAGGCTCAAATTGCTGCAACATTTGGTGGCGAAGTGCGTCCTTTCATGTTAGACTACCTACAAAAGCAAGGTTTTGCCAAGCGCTGA
- the recO gene encoding DNA repair protein RecO, giving the protein MKNQRLTGYLLHTRPYQEKRAIYQLFSHEFGLVHGVGARGMPTFVLLELFAGGKNELKTFSQIQLSARSVLKPVMGQVQYALLYMNEVLSRLLPLESPCPTLWQVYHEEVIALQALGNLEASDNTRHLKVSLRRFERALFDELGASIDFIYDAVGKKIDAEAYYRFVPEMGFILTTSSIIHQAQSEGKKVSRVSYLGCDLLLMGRADGDEKIYYQKIEEFGQLQRDVMNYLLDYKPLHSRKLWQQSLFYQQSS; this is encoded by the coding sequence ATGAAAAATCAGCGACTGACAGGCTACCTTTTACATACACGACCCTATCAGGAAAAGCGAGCTATTTATCAGCTATTTAGTCATGAATTTGGGTTGGTACACGGAGTAGGTGCAAGAGGTATGCCTACTTTTGTGTTACTTGAGCTGTTTGCTGGCGGAAAAAATGAGCTTAAGACATTCAGTCAGATTCAGTTGTCAGCACGGTCAGTATTAAAGCCTGTCATGGGGCAGGTGCAATACGCACTACTGTATATGAATGAGGTGCTAAGTCGCCTGTTGCCTTTGGAGAGTCCTTGTCCAACGCTTTGGCAGGTTTATCATGAAGAAGTGATCGCACTGCAAGCATTGGGCAATCTTGAGGCATCAGACAACACTCGTCATCTTAAGGTGTCTTTACGGCGGTTTGAGAGGGCGTTATTTGATGAGCTTGGAGCAAGCATTGATTTTATCTATGATGCTGTGGGTAAGAAGATTGATGCAGAGGCTTATTATCGTTTTGTGCCAGAGATGGGGTTTATCTTGACTACATCATCCATCATTCATCAAGCACAAAGTGAGGGAAAGAAAGTAAGCCGAGTGTCTTATCTGGGTTGTGATTTGCTACTCATGGGGCGGGCAGATGGTGATGAGAAAATCTATTATCAAAAGATAGAAGAATTTGGTCAACTGCAACGAGATGTCATGAATTATCTGCTGGATTATAAACCATTGCACAGCCGAAAATTGTGGCAACAAAGTTTATTTTATCAGCAGTCATCATAG
- a CDS encoding ABC transporter ATP-binding protein has translation MMCVEIVGLSFKFGEQSIFHDFDFTLPKGRFTSLLGASGVGKSTLLRIIAGLEQNFTGRIGFADGIQLSYLAQHDSLYPWLSVLDNVQLSAHLSGQKTPHTKEEALLLLKKVKMDAYLHKKTYELSGGQRQRVALARTLMMKADLVLMDEPFSALDAVTRHELQALSYDLLQQKTVLLITHDPQEAIRLSDDIYVLKQSPAVISTKISPSGRPVRQLDDGEFGVLHARLLSELSV, from the coding sequence ATGATGTGTGTTGAGATTGTGGGTTTATCGTTCAAGTTTGGCGAGCAGTCTATTTTTCATGATTTTGATTTCACCTTGCCAAAAGGGCGGTTTACTAGCCTATTGGGTGCATCAGGTGTGGGCAAATCAACCCTTCTTCGCATCATCGCAGGACTTGAGCAGAATTTTACTGGTCGGATAGGTTTTGCTGATGGCATTCAATTATCCTATTTGGCTCAGCACGACTCTTTGTATCCGTGGCTGTCTGTCTTGGACAATGTGCAGTTATCCGCCCATTTGTCAGGACAAAAAACACCGCACACCAAAGAGGAGGCGTTGCTTTTATTAAAAAAAGTCAAGATGGATGCCTATTTACACAAAAAAACCTATGAATTATCAGGTGGACAGCGTCAGCGGGTAGCATTGGCTCGCACTTTGATGATGAAGGCGGATTTGGTGTTGATGGACGAGCCGTTTTCAGCTCTTGATGCGGTAACTCGTCATGAGTTACAGGCTTTATCTTATGACTTACTACAACAAAAAACTGTCTTGCTTATCACCCATGATCCCCAAGAAGCGATTCGTCTAAGCGATGATATTTATGTGCTAAAACAGTCCCCTGCTGTAATTTCTACTAAAATTAGCCCAAGTGGTCGCCCTGTCAGACAACTTGACGATGGTGAGTTTGGTGTATTGCACGCACGACTTTTGAGTGAACTTTCGGTTTAG
- a CDS encoding ABC transporter substrate-binding protein, with translation MISKFLSGVVVLAMVGVLTACTPNKDKQADTAMPSTQKVSLLLDWFANPNHAAIIVARQKGYFDDQGLEVEIIEPADPSMPPKLVAAQKADIAIDYQPQLQQQVAEGLPLVRIGTVIDSPLNSLVVLKESGISNLADLKGKKIGYSVSGFEELLLKTMLASASLDAKDVELVNVNWSLSPSLLSGQTDAVIGSLRNFELNQLKLEKHEGLAFYPEQHGVPAYDELIFVAHKQRIQEEKLARFMTAIQQATDFIKTNPDEAWKLFVSYKPNELGNELNRLAWTDTLPHLADNPKVLDKARYETMANFMQQQGLTKSLPDVSEYTVELP, from the coding sequence GTGATCTCTAAATTTTTATCAGGTGTGGTGGTACTTGCGATGGTGGGCGTGCTGACAGCTTGCACTCCCAATAAGGATAAACAAGCAGATACCGCCATGCCAAGCACCCAAAAAGTATCACTGCTACTTGATTGGTTTGCCAATCCCAATCATGCCGCCATTATCGTTGCTAGGCAAAAAGGCTATTTTGATGATCAGGGTTTGGAGGTAGAAATTATTGAGCCTGCCGACCCATCTATGCCGCCGAAGCTTGTGGCAGCCCAAAAAGCAGACATCGCCATTGATTATCAGCCACAGCTTCAACAGCAAGTTGCAGAAGGTCTGCCTTTGGTAAGAATTGGTACGGTCATCGACTCGCCATTAAACAGTCTGGTGGTATTAAAAGAGAGTGGTATTTCTAATCTTGCCGATCTAAAGGGTAAAAAGATTGGTTATTCAGTCAGTGGTTTTGAAGAGCTTTTGTTAAAAACCATGTTGGCTTCTGCCAGTCTTGATGCAAAAGATGTTGAATTGGTTAATGTTAATTGGTCTTTATCGCCATCATTACTTAGTGGTCAGACAGATGCGGTGATTGGTTCGCTTCGCAACTTTGAACTCAATCAACTAAAACTTGAAAAGCATGAAGGTTTGGCATTCTATCCTGAACAACACGGTGTGCCTGCTTATGATGAGCTGATTTTTGTCGCTCATAAGCAACGCATTCAAGAAGAGAAACTGGCTCGTTTTATGACGGCCATTCAGCAGGCGACAGACTTCATCAAGACCAATCCAGATGAAGCATGGAAATTGTTCGTTTCTTATAAGCCAAACGAGTTGGGTAATGAATTAAATCGTCTGGCGTGGACAGATACTTTGCCACATTTAGCGGATAATCCAAAGGTGTTAGACAAAGCGCGCTACGAGACGATGGCGAATTTTATGCAACAACAAGGTCTAACTAAGTCTCTACCTGATGTTAGTGAATATACGGTCGAGCTGCCATGA
- the era gene encoding GTPase Era yields the protein MTDNRSTADNDDVILAFFDDKPTLNLDGFKSGFVAIVGRPNVGKSTLMNHLLGKKLSITSRKPQTTRHRIHGILTDEQMQIVFVDTPGIHAKEVKAINERMNKAAVSALSDVDLVLFVVDGLQWREDDLLTLEKLSATNLPVVLIINKADTIKDKSLMLPVIESFNESFDFADIVPVSALRGYNLPRLKEVIGKFLPIRPPIFDAEQITDRSERFLASEIIREKIMRQSGDEVPYDLTVQIDIFKDESAHKDPETGQWRKAMTFIDATIFVERAGQKTIIIGDKGSRIKQVGIDARKDMEALFDRKIMLTLWVKVKKGWSDDERALTSLGY from the coding sequence ATGACTGACAACCGTTCGACTGCCGATAATGATGATGTGATTTTGGCATTTTTTGATGATAAACCAACATTAAATCTAGATGGCTTTAAGTCTGGCTTTGTGGCGATTGTGGGTCGTCCAAATGTTGGAAAGTCCACACTCATGAATCATCTGCTTGGAAAAAAACTCTCCATCACCAGCCGAAAACCACAGACGACTCGCCACCGCATACACGGGATTTTGACTGATGAACAGATGCAAATTGTGTTTGTTGACACTCCTGGTATTCATGCCAAAGAGGTTAAAGCGATTAATGAACGCATGAATAAGGCGGCGGTGTCAGCGTTGTCTGATGTGGATTTGGTATTATTTGTTGTTGATGGATTGCAGTGGCGTGAAGATGATTTATTGACCTTGGAAAAACTTTCAGCGACCAATCTGCCCGTTGTACTGATTATCAATAAAGCAGATACCATTAAGGATAAGTCGCTGATGTTGCCTGTGATTGAAAGTTTTAATGAGAGCTTTGATTTTGCGGATATTGTACCAGTCTCAGCACTTCGTGGATATAATTTGCCACGCCTAAAAGAGGTAATTGGCAAGTTTTTGCCCATTCGTCCGCCTATTTTTGATGCCGAACAAATCACTGATCGTTCTGAGCGGTTCTTGGCAAGTGAGATTATCCGAGAAAAAATCATGCGTCAATCAGGCGATGAAGTGCCGTATGATTTGACCGTGCAAATTGATATTTTTAAAGATGAGTCTGCTCATAAAGACCCAGAGACAGGTCAATGGCGTAAGGCGATGACTTTTATTGATGCGACCATATTTGTTGAACGAGCAGGGCAAAAGACCATCATTATCGGTGATAAAGGCAGTCGCATTAAGCAAGTCGGCATCGATGCTCGTAAGGACATGGAGGCACTGTTTGATCGAAAAATCATGCTCACCCTATGGGTGAAGGTGAAAAAGGGTTGGTCAGATGATGAGCGTGCCTTGACAAGTTTGGGTTATTAA
- the coaD gene encoding pantetheine-phosphate adenylyltransferase, with translation MTNHAQKKALYPGTFDPITNGHVDLVKRALRLFDEVVIAVAFAHHKKPLFSFDERVALVESVFDGDPRISVVGFEGLLVDFAKEQGVQAVIRGLRAVSDFEYEFGLANMNRSLDENFEAVFLTPSQEYSFVSSTLVREVAKLGGDVSKFVPPCVLAGFEQKFLTR, from the coding sequence ATGACTAATCATGCCCAAAAAAAAGCTCTCTATCCTGGTACTTTTGACCCCATAACTAATGGTCATGTGGATCTTGTCAAGCGAGCATTAAGATTGTTTGATGAGGTGGTCATTGCCGTAGCATTCGCTCACCATAAAAAACCTTTGTTTAGTTTTGATGAGCGAGTGGCATTGGTGGAGTCAGTTTTTGATGGCGATCCAAGGATTTCTGTAGTGGGTTTTGAGGGACTCTTGGTGGATTTTGCTAAAGAGCAAGGAGTTCAAGCAGTCATTCGTGGACTTAGGGCAGTGTCAGATTTTGAATATGAATTTGGTTTGGCGAACATGAATCGCAGTTTAGATGAGAATTTTGAAGCGGTATTTTTAACGCCATCTCAAGAGTATTCATTCGTTTCATCAACTTTGGTGCGTGAGGTAGCAAAGTTGGGTGGTGATGTTTCAAAATTTGTGCCACCTTGTGTCTTGGCAGGTTTTGAACAGAAGTTTTTAACAAGATAA
- a CDS encoding YfhL family 4Fe-4S dicluster ferredoxin, with protein MALKITQECINCDVCEPVCPNEAISAGDDIYVIDPNLCTECVGHFDTPQCVDICPVDCIPKDLDHFEDQMALLQKFHRITGQSA; from the coding sequence ATGGCATTAAAAATTACACAAGAGTGCATCAATTGTGATGTATGTGAACCTGTATGTCCAAACGAGGCAATATCAGCAGGCGATGACATTTATGTCATTGACCCTAATTTGTGTACTGAATGTGTTGGGCATTTTGATACACCCCAGTGCGTGGATATCTGTCCTGTAGACTGTATCCCAAAAGACCTTGATCACTTTGAAGACCAGATGGCATTGTTGCAAAAATTTCATAGAATAACAGGACAATCAGCCTAA
- the lepA gene encoding translation elongation factor 4 yields the protein MTDLTHIRNFSIIAHIDHGKSTLADRFIQVCGGLSEREMQAQVLDSMDIERERGITIKAQSVTLYYNHPNGEQYQLNFIDTPGHVDFSYEVSRSLAACEGALLVVDAAQGVEAQSVANCYTAVEQGLEVLPVLNKIDLPQVEPERVIEEIEDIIGIEAVEAPRVSAKTGLGIDELLQTLVETIPAPTGDRDAPLQALIIDSWFDNYLGVVSLVRVREGEVRTGDRIFVKSTGENHLVTSIGVFTPKRLETGVLKAGEVGFIIAGIKDIQGAPVGDTITLAKTPEVENIPGFQKVTPQVYAGMFPIDSSDFEKFREALQKLQINDAALFFEPDTSDALGFGFRCGFLGMLHMEIIQERLEREYDLDLITTAPSVIYEVVKKNGDVVYVDNPSRLPDVGVIAEFREPIARCHILVPQEYLGNVITLAIERRGVQVDMKFMARQVQVIFDIPMGEVVMDFFDKLKSASRGFASLDYGFERYQADKLSRVDVLINGEKVDALAMICHQEHARRRGGQLVEKMKELIPRQMFDVAIQAAIGSQIIARSTVKAMRKDVLAKCYGGDVSRKKKLLEKQKAGKKRMKQVGSVEIPQEAFLAVLKVDS from the coding sequence ATGACAGATCTTACTCATATCCGTAATTTTTCAATCATTGCTCACATTGACCATGGTAAAAGTACACTTGCCGACCGCTTCATTCAGGTGTGTGGCGGACTTTCTGAAAGGGAAATGCAAGCTCAAGTCTTAGATAGTATGGACATTGAGCGAGAGCGAGGCATTACCATTAAGGCCCAGTCGGTTACTTTGTATTATAATCACCCAAATGGTGAGCAGTACCAATTAAATTTTATTGATACGCCAGGCCATGTGGATTTTAGTTATGAGGTTTCTCGTTCGTTAGCGGCCTGTGAAGGTGCATTATTGGTGGTAGATGCTGCTCAAGGTGTTGAAGCACAGAGTGTAGCGAACTGTTATACAGCAGTTGAGCAAGGGCTTGAGGTGCTGCCTGTGCTGAATAAAATTGATTTACCTCAGGTTGAGCCTGAACGAGTGATTGAAGAGATTGAGGATATCATTGGTATTGAGGCGGTAGAAGCACCTCGAGTATCAGCGAAAACAGGTCTTGGTATTGATGAGTTGCTACAAACTTTAGTGGAAACCATTCCTGCACCAACAGGCGATAGAGATGCTCCTTTGCAGGCTTTGATTATTGATTCTTGGTTTGATAATTATTTGGGTGTGGTATCGCTAGTGCGTGTGCGTGAAGGTGAGGTGCGTACAGGCGACCGTATTTTTGTTAAATCAACAGGTGAAAACCACTTGGTAACTTCTATTGGTGTATTTACGCCAAAACGCTTGGAGACGGGTGTGTTAAAGGCGGGCGAAGTTGGTTTTATTATCGCAGGCATTAAAGACATTCAAGGTGCACCTGTGGGCGATACCATCACTTTGGCTAAGACCCCTGAGGTGGAGAATATTCCTGGCTTCCAGAAGGTAACACCGCAAGTTTATGCGGGTATGTTTCCGATTGATTCAAGTGATTTTGAAAAATTTCGTGAGGCTTTACAAAAGCTACAAATCAATGATGCAGCCTTATTCTTTGAACCTGATACTTCAGATGCTTTGGGTTTTGGATTTCGTTGTGGCTTTTTGGGTATGCTACACATGGAGATTATCCAAGAGCGATTGGAGCGAGAGTATGACCTTGATTTGATTACCACTGCACCATCGGTCATCTATGAGGTGGTTAAGAAAAATGGCGATGTTGTCTATGTTGACAACCCATCTCGTCTACCTGATGTGGGCGTGATAGCTGAATTTCGTGAACCGATTGCCAGATGTCATATCCTTGTTCCACAAGAGTATCTGGGCAATGTCATTACTCTTGCTATCGAACGCCGAGGCGTGCAGGTGGACATGAAATTTATGGCTCGCCAAGTACAAGTAATCTTTGATATCCCAATGGGCGAGGTTGTGATGGATTTTTTTGATAAATTAAAATCTGCTTCTCGTGGTTTTGCGTCGCTAGATTATGGTTTTGAGCGTTATCAAGCAGATAAATTGTCTCGTGTTGATGTGCTGATTAATGGTGAGAAGGTTGATGCTCTTGCCATGATCTGCCATCAAGAACATGCACGCCGTCGTGGCGGTCAGCTGGTTGAGAAGATGAAGGAGTTGATTCCACGCCAGATGTTTGATGTGGCGATTCAGGCCGCCATTGGTAGTCAGATTATTGCTCGCTCCACTGTTAAGGCAATGCGTAAAGATGTTCTTGCTAAGTGTTACGGTGGCGATGTCAGTCGTAAGAAAAAACTGCTTGAAAAACAAAAAGCAGGCAAAAAACGCATGAAGCAAGTAGGCTCTGTAGAAATTCCGCAAGAAGCATTTTTGGCAGTGCTAAAAGTTGATAGTTAA